The segment TCCACCCTCCAGGCCGACGGTAGCACCCAGGGTGCGCCGATCACCACCTACCGCCTGGCCATCGGCGACCGGGTCAACTACCTGGGCGAGGACCGCTTCGAGCTGGCCCAGACCGGCGTCGAGATCATTCGCATTCCTTGATGCAGTCCACCGTGTAGGCCTGCCCTTCGCGCTGCAGGCCATGCACATCGGCAACAAAACCCGGAAAGCCCTCATCGAAGGCTCGGGCAAAGGCCAGGTAGTCGAGGATCGAGCGGGTCGCCTCGGTAAAACGCTCCCCCGGCATGATCAACGGGATTCCCGGCGGGTACGGCACCAGCATCACCGCCGCCACCCGGCCCAGCAGCTCCCCGATCGGCACCGCTTCCACCTCCCCCCGCACCATCTGGTCATAGGCCCGCGCCGGGCTCATGGCGACCTCCGGTAATTTGGTGAACAGCCGCTTCAGCTGCTTGGCTGTGGCATTGCTGCGGTAGCAGGCGTGCAACTGCTCGCACAGTTCGCGCAGGCCCAGGCCCTTGTAGCGCGCCGGCTGCTCGGCCACCACGCTGGGCAGGCACGCATTGAGCAGCGTATTGGCGTCATAGTGGCGCTTGAACTCCAGCAACTCGGTGAGCAGGGTGCTCCACTTGCCCTTGGTGATGCCCATCGAGAACAGCACCAGAAAGCTGTACAGCCCGGTTTTTTCCACCACCAACCCGCGCTCCCAAAGAAACTTGCCCACCACCGCTGCCGGGATGCCGTGCTCGTCCAGCACGCCGCCGGCGCTCAGCCCCGGCATCACCAGGGTGACCTTGAGCGGGTCGAGCAACACGTAGCCATCGGCCAATTCGCCAAAGCCATGCCACTCGGCGCCCGGCTGCAACAGCCAGTCCTGCGCCGCCAGGCGGTGGATGCCTTCGGCCTGGGGCGGCTGCCAGATGCTGAACCACCAGTCGTCGGCAGCGATGTGCTGGCGCAGGTTGGCCAGTGCCCGGCGAAAGCTCAGGGCCTCATCGAACATCTCCTGCAGCAGCGAGCGCCCGGCCGGGCCCTCCATCATGCTCGAGGCCACGTCCAGCGAGGCGAGGATGCTGTACTGCGGCGAGGTGGAGATATGCATCATGAAGGCTTCGTTGAAGCGGTCGCGGTCCAGCTGGCGGGTGGCGCCGTCCTGCACATGGATCATCGACGCCTGGCTGAACGCCGCCAGCAGCTTGTGGGTGGAGTGGGTGCTGAACAGCAGCGGGCCGTCATCGGCCCGCGCCGTGCCCATGGCGTAGCGCCCGGCGAAGAAGTCGTGGAAGGCCGCATAGGCGAACCAGGCCTCGTCGAAGTGCAGCACCTCGACGCTGGCGCCGAGCAGTTGCTTGATCATCCCGGCGTGGTAGCACAGGCCGTCGTAGGTGGAGTTGGTGACCACCGCCAGGCGAATCTTGGCCGGGCGGCCGTTGGCCAGCGGGTGCGCGGCGATTTTCGCGCGGACCGACTCGGGGCTGAACTCGCTGAGCGGGATCGGCCCGATGATGCCCAGCTCGTTGCGCTCCGGGCACAGGTAAATGGGGATGGCGCCGGTCATGATGATGGCGTGCACCACCGACTTGTGGCAGTTGCGATCCACCAGCACCAGGTCGTCGCGCCCGACCATGGCGTGCCAGACGATCTTGTTGGCGGTGGAAGTGCCGTTGATGACGAAGAAGGTGTGGTCGGCGCCGAAGTTGCGCGCCGCCCGCGCCTCGGCTTCGGCCAGGGGCCCGGTGTGGTCGAGCAGCGAACCCAGCTCGGGCACCGATACCGACAAGTCCGAGCGCAGGGTGTTTTCGCCGAAAAACTGGTGAAACGCCTGCCCAACCGGGCTTTTGCGATAGGCCACGCCGCCACCGTGGCCGGGGGTGTGCCAGGAATAGTTGGATTGCGCGGTGTGCTGCACCAGGGCCTTGAAGAACGGCGGCAGCAGGCCGTCCAGGTAGTTGTGCGCCGCCCGCGCCACCTGTCGGGCCAGAAACGGTACGGTGTCTTCGAACAGGTAGAGGATGCCGCGCAGCTGGTTGAGCTCGCCCATGGCCTCGGCCGGGGCGTTTTCCAAGGTCACCTGCTCGCCCAAGGCGAAAATCGGCAGGTTGGGCGCACGCAGGCGGGCCAGGCCGATCAGTTCGGCCATGTTCTGCAGCAGGTGGTGGTTGTCGCCGACGCCTTCGGCGGCAATCAACATGCAGGCCAGGCCATGGTGGGTGGCCGCGACCAGCCGCGCCTCGGCGTGGTCGGCGGCGGCGAGGATGGCAAAGCCGTCCTGGGCCAGCTCGGCGGCGATGCCGCGCACCCGCTCGCCGGCCACGCTGTCGGCCTTGATCGCCCGATGGACGATGAGGATGGGGAACTTGAGGTCCTTGTACATCGGGCGGCTACCTCCACAGGGGCAATAGCCACAGTGTAGGAGCCGGCTTGCCGGCGATGCGCTGTTGAAGGCAAATGCCTTGTACTGCCAGGCTCGGCCCTATCGCCGGCAAGCCGGCTCCTACAAGGACCGCATTCCCCTGTAGGGGCCGGGCCTGCTTAAGCCTCAGCCCGCCGCAGGCTCAGTCAACGCCTGCCACATCGAAGGCCCGCCGGCCGACTTGGCCACCGCCGCCAAACGCTCGGCATGGGCTTCGAGTTCCTGCTCACTGGCCAGGATCACCCGCCCCGGCGCACGCCCGGTGATGCGGCGGATCTCACTGCCAGCACTGCCCTGCCCATCCTCGCCACCGGCCCCCTCGCCGGCCAGCGACAGGCTGGTCTGCCCACCGGTCATCGCCAGGTAGACGTCGGCCAGCAGTTCCGAGTCGAGCAGTGCGCCGTGCAGCTCACGGCCGGAGTTGTCGATGCCGTAACGTTTGCACAGCGCATCGAGGCTGTTGCGCTGCCCGGGGTGACGCGAACGCGCCATCATCAGGGTGTCGAGGATCGGGCAGTGCTGGGAGATATCGGCGCGGTCCTGCTGGCCGATCAAGGCGAATTCGTTGTTGATGAAGCCAACGTCGAACGCCGCGTTGTGGATGACCAGGGTCGAGCCCTGAATGAACTCGAAGAACTCCTCGGCCACCTCGCCAAAGCGCGGCTTGCCCACCAGGAACGCGTCGGTGATGCCGTGAACGCCAATGGCACCCTCGTCGCTCTCGCGGTCAGGTTGCAGGTAGACGTGGAAATGCCGCCCGGTCAGCCGCCGGCCAATGACCTCGACACAACCGATCTCGATGATGCGGTGGCCTTCGGTCACCGGCATACCGGTGGTTTCGGTATCGAGGATGACAAAGCGTTTGTCTTGCTGCTGCTCCACGCGGGGACTCCAACTGGCGGTGCCTGAATTCGGGGTGGGAGTATAACCCAATCGCCGGCAAGCCGGCTCCTACAGGGCACGCGGTACCTGTAGGAGCCGGCTTGCCGGCGATTGGGCTGCGCAGCAGCCCCAACCAACACGCCTGAACGCTACTTGCGCAGCTCATCCACCCCACGGTTGGCCAACTGGTCGGCGCGCTCGTTGCCGGGGTGGCCGATATGCCCGCGCACCCACTTCCAGGTCACCTTGTGCCGGTTGACCTGCTCATCCAGCGCCATCCACAGGTCGGCGTTTTTCACCGGCTCCTTGGCGGCGGTCTTCCAGCCGCGCTTCTTCCAGTTGGGCATCCACTCGTTGATGCCCTTCATCACGTACTGGGAGTCGGTGGTCAGCACCACCTCGCACTCACGCTTGAGGGCCTTGAGCCCCTCGATGGCAGCCATCAGTTCCATGCGGTTGTTGGTGGTTTCGCGCTCGCCGCCCCACAACTCCTTCTCGACGCCCTTGAAAACCATCAGCACACCCCAGCCGCCCGGGCCAGGGTTGCCCTTGCAGGCACCATCGGTGTATATCTCGACGCTCTCGCTCATGTACCACTCGTGTTCAGTGCTTGTCAGTATCGGGGCTGGCGGCGCTGCGGTTGACCTTGGCCAGCGGCAGCGGCAGCAGCTTGCCCATCGGTTCGCGGCGCGCCGGGCGCAACGGGCGCAGGCCGACCACCATCTTGCGCGCCACCAGCAGGTAAACGCCGCCACCGGCGCTCTGCCAGCCCCCGGCAACCCGCTCCCAACCCGCCAGGCGCTGCTGCCAGGCCGGTGAGGCGAGCGGCGGACGATAGCACCCGAACCTGCGTTTCTCCAGCGCGAAGCCCAGCAGGTTGAGCCAGTCCCCCACCCGCGAGGCCGAGATACACCGCGCCTTGCGCAGGGCGCCGCGGCTGAACAGGTGGCGCACGCCCCAACTGCTCCAGGGGTTGATGCCGACGATCAGCAGGTGCCCGCCCGGGCGCACCGCGCTGGCCGCCTCACGCAGCAGGCCGTGGGGCGACAGGCTGAAGTCCAGGCCATGCTGCAGCACCACCACGTCGGCGGCATGCTCCGACAACGGCCAGGCCTGTTCTTCGCAGACGATCTCCACCCCCGGCAACGGCGCGCCCAGGCGCACGTTGCGCTGCACCTGCGGGGCGTTGGGCGGCGCCTCGGCGCCGGGGCCGTAGTGCACCAGGTAACCGCCGAAGAAGCGCCCGAGCTCTTCGCTCAGCAGCTTTTCTTCCTCTTTGAGCATCAACTGGCCCAGCGGCCCGTCGAACCAGTCGCGGGCCAGGCGGATCAGCTCGACCCACTCGGGGTCGGCCTGGGCGAAGGCTTGGTCGGTCATTGCGTTATCCCTCGGAAGGTTCTCGGGCCGCGCCATCGCGGCTAAGATGCCCCCATGTCCAGGCTTGGCGAAATCGCACCATGATACAGATCGTTGCCCTACCCGCTTTCTCCGACAACTACATCTGGTTGTTACAGGATACTGCCAATCGACGCTGCGCGGTGGTCGACCCCGGCGATGCCGCGCCGGTGCTGAAATGGCTCGGCGACAACCCCGACTGGGTGCTCGAGGATATCCTCGTCACCCACCATCACAATGACCATGTCGGTGGTGTCGAGGCGCTCAAGCAGACCACCGGCGCCCGCGTCTGCGGCCCGGCCCACGAGCGCATCCCAGCCCGTGACCTGGCCCTGGACGACAACGCCCGCGTGCAGGTGCTGGGCCTTGAATTCGAAGTGCTGGCCATGCCCGGCCACACCCTCGGGCACATTGCCTACTACACCGGGCAAACGCCTACGCCCCTGCTGTTCTGCGGCGACACCCTGTTCGCCGCCGGTTGCGGGCGCCTGTTCGAAGGCACCCCGGAGCAGATGCACCACTCGCTGCAGCGCCTGGCCGCCCTGCCCGAGGCCACCGAGGTGTACTGCGCCCACGAATACACCCTGAGCAACCTGCGTTTTGCCTGCGCCGTGGAGCCGCAAAACCCGCACGTTCGCCAACGCTTCGAGGACGTTACCCGGTTGCGCGCCGACAATCGCATCAGCCTGCCCTCGACCATCGGTTTGGAGCGCCTGACCAACCCATTTCTTCGCACAGCTGAAACATTCGTTAAACAAAAAGCAGACGAATGGAAGGGGCATTCCAACCCAAGCCAAGCCACTGTTTTTGCTGCCTTGAGGTCTTGGAAGGACGTGTTCTGATAACCTCAAGATATATCGCGATAGAGTCCTAAAGGTTGACCCGGCCGGGGGCGGTTCCTAGAATCGCCGAACTTTTTTGC is part of the Pseudomonas fakonensis genome and harbors:
- a CDS encoding class I SAM-dependent methyltransferase, which translates into the protein MTDQAFAQADPEWVELIRLARDWFDGPLGQLMLKEEEKLLSEELGRFFGGYLVHYGPGAEAPPNAPQVQRNVRLGAPLPGVEIVCEEQAWPLSEHAADVVVLQHGLDFSLSPHGLLREAASAVRPGGHLLIVGINPWSSWGVRHLFSRGALRKARCISASRVGDWLNLLGFALEKRRFGCYRPPLASPAWQQRLAGWERVAGGWQSAGGGVYLLVARKMVVGLRPLRPARREPMGKLLPLPLAKVNRSAASPDTDKH
- a CDS encoding Orn/Lys/Arg decarboxylase N-terminal domain-containing protein, producing the protein MYKDLKFPILIVHRAIKADSVAGERVRGIAAELAQDGFAILAAADHAEARLVAATHHGLACMLIAAEGVGDNHHLLQNMAELIGLARLRAPNLPIFALGEQVTLENAPAEAMGELNQLRGILYLFEDTVPFLARQVARAAHNYLDGLLPPFFKALVQHTAQSNYSWHTPGHGGGVAYRKSPVGQAFHQFFGENTLRSDLSVSVPELGSLLDHTGPLAEAEARAARNFGADHTFFVINGTSTANKIVWHAMVGRDDLVLVDRNCHKSVVHAIIMTGAIPIYLCPERNELGIIGPIPLSEFSPESVRAKIAAHPLANGRPAKIRLAVVTNSTYDGLCYHAGMIKQLLGASVEVLHFDEAWFAYAAFHDFFAGRYAMGTARADDGPLLFSTHSTHKLLAAFSQASMIHVQDGATRQLDRDRFNEAFMMHISTSPQYSILASLDVASSMMEGPAGRSLLQEMFDEALSFRRALANLRQHIAADDWWFSIWQPPQAEGIHRLAAQDWLLQPGAEWHGFGELADGYVLLDPLKVTLVMPGLSAGGVLDEHGIPAAVVGKFLWERGLVVEKTGLYSFLVLFSMGITKGKWSTLLTELLEFKRHYDANTLLNACLPSVVAEQPARYKGLGLRELCEQLHACYRSNATAKQLKRLFTKLPEVAMSPARAYDQMVRGEVEAVPIGELLGRVAAVMLVPYPPGIPLIMPGERFTEATRSILDYLAFARAFDEGFPGFVADVHGLQREGQAYTVDCIKECE
- the dnaQ gene encoding DNA polymerase III subunit epsilon, which produces MEQQQDKRFVILDTETTGMPVTEGHRIIEIGCVEVIGRRLTGRHFHVYLQPDRESDEGAIGVHGITDAFLVGKPRFGEVAEEFFEFIQGSTLVIHNAAFDVGFINNEFALIGQQDRADISQHCPILDTLMMARSRHPGQRNSLDALCKRYGIDNSGRELHGALLDSELLADVYLAMTGGQTSLSLAGEGAGGEDGQGSAGSEIRRITGRAPGRVILASEQELEAHAERLAAVAKSAGGPSMWQALTEPAAG
- the rnhA gene encoding ribonuclease HI — protein: MSESVEIYTDGACKGNPGPGGWGVLMVFKGVEKELWGGERETTNNRMELMAAIEGLKALKRECEVVLTTDSQYVMKGINEWMPNWKKRGWKTAAKEPVKNADLWMALDEQVNRHKVTWKWVRGHIGHPGNERADQLANRGVDELRK
- the gloB gene encoding hydroxyacylglutathione hydrolase, coding for MIQIVALPAFSDNYIWLLQDTANRRCAVVDPGDAAPVLKWLGDNPDWVLEDILVTHHHNDHVGGVEALKQTTGARVCGPAHERIPARDLALDDNARVQVLGLEFEVLAMPGHTLGHIAYYTGQTPTPLLFCGDTLFAAGCGRLFEGTPEQMHHSLQRLAALPEATEVYCAHEYTLSNLRFACAVEPQNPHVRQRFEDVTRLRADNRISLPSTIGLERLTNPFLRTAETFVKQKADEWKGHSNPSQATVFAALRSWKDVF